In Peromyscus eremicus chromosome 15, PerEre_H2_v1, whole genome shotgun sequence, a genomic segment contains:
- the Mettl18 gene encoding histidine protein methyltransferase 1 homolog: MAFQFNFSIEEDLENKLTPLGDGTLTLDSSKEPSVSRSQKGKQDKKCSAEPSELLPDGLENTAASEDTDHPLSAADRSGDPEACEKQPFLRVAKEHAMPKDLNQVLENKVMEMLPSTQHVNITVVKTALLKEKFPGENIVSKSFSSHSDLIPGVYEGGLKIWECTFDLLTYFTKAKVKFAGQKVLDLGCGSGLLGIAASKRGAREVHFQDYNSLVMDEVTLPNVVANFPLQDEGNDVNEPDGKRQRESKVAQEISKCRFFSGEWSEFCKLVLSEKLFEKYDLILTSETIYNPDYYSTLHETLLRLLSRNGRVLLASKAHYFGVGGGVHLFQKFVEERDVFETKTLEIIDEGLKRFLIEMTFKYPS, encoded by the coding sequence ATGGCCTTTCAATTCAACTTCAGTATAGAAGAAGATCTGGAAAATAAATTAACACCCCTTGGAGATGGAACTTTGACCCTGGATTCATCAAAGGAACCATCAGTCTCAAGAAGTCAAAAAGGAAAGCAGGACAAAAAGTGTTCTGCAGAACCGTCAGAGTTGCTTCCAGATGGCTTGGAAAATACAGCTGCCTCTGAAGACACTGACCACCCACTCAGTGCAGCTGACCGGTCAGGTGACCCGGAAGCATGTGAAAAACAGCCCTTCTTGAGAGTTGCTAAAGAACATGCTATGCCTAAAGATTTAAATCAGGTCTTAGAAAATAAAGTTATGGAAATGTTGCCAAGTACCCAGCATGTTAACATAACAGTAGTGAAAACCGCCTTGTTGAAAGAAAAGTTCCCTGGAGAAAACATAGTTTCAAAAAGCTTTTCTTCTCATTCTGATCTGATTCCAGGTGTTTATGAAGGAGGCTTAAAAATCTGGGAGTGTACCTTTGATCTCTTGACTTATTTCACAAAGGCCAAAGTGAAATTTGCGGGGCAAAAAGTGCTGGATCTTGGCTGTGGATCAGGATTACTTGGAATAGCTGCATCCAAAAGAGGAGCTAGAGAAGTTCATTTTCAAGATTATAACAGTTTGGTGATGGATGAAGTGACCTTACCTAATGTAGTTGCTAACTTCCCTTTGCAAGATGAGGGTAATGATGTAAATGAGCCAGATGGGAAAAGACAAAGAGAGTCAAAAGTAGCCCAAGAAATAAGTAAATGTCGGTTTTTCTCTGGGGAGTGGTCTGAGTTTTGTAAGCTTGTATTAAGTGAAAAACTGTTTGAGAAATATGACCTCATTCTCACTTCAGAAACCATTTATAATCCAGATTATTACAGCACTTTGCATGAAACGCTCCTCAGACTGTTGAGTAGGAATGGCCGGGTGCTTCTGGCCAGCAAAGCACATTAttttggtgttggtggtggtgttcatCTCTTTCAGAAGTTTGTAGAAGAAAGGGATGTATTTGAGACTAAAACACTTGAAATAATTGATGAAGGTCTCAAAAGGTTCCTAATTGAAATGACTTTTAAATACCCCAGTTAA